TGCTTTTATGGGGTGGCATGGCCCCATGCTGACGGATAGCGGTGGATTTCAAGTATTTAGTCTTTCAAAAAACAAAGAAATTTGCACGATTGATGAAACAGGGGCTCATTTTCTCCTACCAGGTTCTCAACGAGTCATTCATATGACGCCTGAAATGTCATTGCAAACTCAAAAAATTATTGGCGCTGATATTATCATGGCGTTTGATCAATGCACGCCAGATCACTGTTCTCCTGCTGAAGCACATCAAATCATGTGTCGAACTCACCGATGGCTCAGGCAATCCATGACTTATCACCAAGAGCATCCTGTTTCACGGTATGGTGCTCGTCAAGCGTTGTTTGGTATTGTGCAAGGGGGAATTTATAGAGATTTGCGTCGTGAAAGTGCTGATTTTGTGGCTTCAATGAACATGGATGGTTTTGCAATTGGAGGAGAAACGATTGGTTTTGATATGGAAAAGACGGTGGAAGTGATCCGTTGGATAAAAGAATTTTTACCGGAAAATAAGCCACGCTATACCATGGGGGTAGGCATGTCGCCACAGGATCTGTTAGATGTGGTTGCAGAGGGAATTGATATGTTTGATTGTGTTGCACCTACACGTAATGCCCGTCATGGTGCACTGTATTGTGGTGAGATAGTAAAAGCAGGAAATTGGTTAAAGTTTGCCAGTGAACATCAGAATGCCCGTCTTCAAATTAAAAAATCATGTTATGCAGAAGACCTGTCACCCATTATGGAAAATTGCGCTTGCTATACCTGCAGACACTATTCTCGAGCCTATTTGCACCACCTCGTCAAACGAAAAGCAAATTTGTTTACAGTATTAGCGAGTATCCATAATGTCCATGTTTTACAGGATGTATGTGCTAAAATGCGCGCCGTCATAACAGAGGATTGTTCATAACCTTTAACTTGAATTCTTTGTTTTTTTATAGGGTTTTAAAATGGGAGAACTTATGATCTTAATTCACACTTCAAAAGGTGATATTCGTTTGCAACTGGATGAAGAAAATACACCGAATACCACAACAAATTTCCTTAACTACGTTCGTAAAGGCTTTTATAATAATACGATTTTTCATCGTGTTATTGACGGGTTTATGATTCAAGGTGGCGGGCTGACTGCGAATATGGAAACCAAAGCAACAGAGGCTCCAATTAAAAATGAAGCAAGAATGGCCAAGCCAAACAAGCGAGGAACCATTGCTATGGCAAGAACCATGGAACCACACTCTGCAACCGCACAATTTTTTATCAATGTGGTTGATAACTCTTTTTTAAATTACAGCGGTGAGCAAGCTCAAACTTATGGGTATTGTGTGTTTGGAGAAGTTGTGGACGGTATGGATATTGTGGATTCTATTGCCAAAGTAAAAACAGGCCATCGCAAAGGGCATAGTGATGTGCCGGAAGAGGACATCATCATTAAAGAAATTCGTGAAATAGAATCCTAATGGCCCTTTAAGGCAAGATTGCGCCATGTTGAATGTATTTTTCATCACGCCTATCGGTAGGAGTGACTGAAGTAATTACATTCTATAGTTAAAATATGGTTTTGCCTTAAATTATTTTTGAGCTATGACAGGTAAAATAGCAGCTATAATTTAATATATCTTGCTTAATTTAAAAAAACACGGCTCTGTGAATGAGCAAAGCTAGATGTTGGTTAGTCTGGTTAGTGATGACAGGTAAAGTATGATTTGGTGCGGTTGTTACGTTGTGATTCATCGTATTCAGGGAACAGAAATGGATAGGTAGTGATTGTTTTTAACATGAATTACCTATAAGGACGGGAGGGGAATCATGATAAAAATAATCATTTCCATGCTGTTGATGTTTTTAGTTTGAGTGCCTGGTCGGAAAAAATTGTTGTGCATGGGAAACCGGTAGAATTACAGGAACATTTGGGATATTTTACCTTTCCAGAGACTTATACTAACTTCTCGCAGGGTTATCATTTTGTAACATTTACAGGGACTGACCGGGTATGTTACATCCAGAAAAAACCTGAATTGGCTTCCCTGGATGTGGTGAGAATTCTCATTGAAGAAAATGGCAAAAAAATAAACTGGAATTGCTATAAGCTTGATCCTAAGTTTTTTGAGGTTGATTTTTAGTACAAGCTGTAGAGGCAATGCAAAGTTCTTAAGAGTTGCTTATGCTATTGTTTGTTTAAATTTAAGAATATGCTGGTAAGCCTCGTCTATTCGTTGTTCTGATATTTCTCCCTGAGCAATTTTTTTCATGACAATATCAACTAATTCGGTTGGATCTTGTGGTGTCTCACTGAGTTGATTGCCGAAAATAAGCATATCTGCTCCGGCATTAATTGCCATAGTCAGCGCTTGTTCCAGACCATAATTATCAGCAATGGCTTTCATTTGCATATCATCGGTAATAATGACACCATCAAATTGTAATTGGTGGCGTAATAATTCAGTTAATATAGCATAGGACAGTGTTGCTGGTACTCCTGAAGGATCTAGTTTGCGATTGACAAGATGAGCAGTCATGACCATGCCACAATGGCTGGATTGAGTAAATTGTTCCTGATAAGGGATAATTTCTTCTTCATGCCACGTGTCGGTGACATCGACAAAACCAAGATGAGAATCTCCGTCAGAACTTCCATGTCCGGGAAAATGTTTATACGCGCATTGGATTCCTTGGTTTAGAAATTGCGAGGAAAATAGATGAGCATAATTGGCGACAGTATAGGGATTTGCTGAGAAACTGCGTTTGAGCTTTCCAATGATAGGGTTGTTTGGATTGATGTCTAAATCCAATACTGGTGAAAAATTCAAGTTAAACCCGGATGATTTCAATGTTCCAGCCATCTTGCGAGCGATTGTTTCAGCTTGTTCTATCGGCATTTGGCCTATGGCTTTAGCTGGATACGTTTCAGGAAATCCATATTCTTTCCTTAAACGATTTACTTCTCCACCTTCATAATCAACAGAAATGAGTAAAGGAATATCATCGCGATGCTGAGAAACATTGGCTTTTTTTGCGATCTTTTGCAAAGTTTGATTCAACGTTTGCACTTGTGCCGGGCTTTCTATATTTTTATCAAACCGTTCCGTTTTTAAATTATAATCAAACAGAATGACTCCACCAATATTGTTTTCTTCGATTGCTTTTATGATAGGAGCGTCGGTTTCAATGGTTTTGCCTTCAAAACCTATAATGAACATTTGGCCTATTTTATCCTTTAAACTGACGCCAGCGCTGAAAGATAGGCTGCTGTATGTCACTAAAATGAGTGATAATATTTTTTTAAAATATTCATTTTTTGTCCTTTAATATCTTAATTAAGGCTCTACAAGAGCAATAATAATACAGTTAAATATTATTTTGAGCAAATAATGGCTGATTATTCTTCTATCGTTTATAAGAGCATCGATGTTAAAGCAGCATTTCTTTATCAAATGATTTGGGCCATAATCATTGGCTCTATTTAGGGTCTAATGATGAACATTTACTATGAGAATTATTGATAATATTGAGAAAGCACAAGAACTTCTGAGTCAAGGAAAAATTATTGCCTATCCAACGGAGGCGGTTTATGGACTCGGTTGTGACCCATTTAATCAATGGGCTGTTGAGCGCTTACTGGCGCTAAAAAAACGCGCAGTTGATAAAGGTTTAATTGTGCTGATTGCTGATTGGACGCAATTAAGTCCTTTAATAGATACAGTGCCCGAAGCTTTACTGAGCAAGGTTAAAAAAAGCTGGCCTGGGCCGGTGACCTGGGTATTCCCAAAATCTAAAATAGTTCCTGATTGGCTTAGCGGCCATCGCGACACCATAGCGATTCGTATGAGTGCACATCCTATTGCCCGGCAGCTTTGTTATTCAAATCCTATCATATCCACCAGTGCCAATGTGAGTGGCAAGTCTCCTGCACGTGATGTGGAAAGCTTGTCATTGCAATTTCCCCAAGGTATCGACGCTATAATAGCTGGCGAGTTGGGAGGAGAGAGTCAACCCAGCGCCATTTTTGAAGTATTCAGTGGTAAACGTCTACGCTGAAAATTAAAAGGGATGAGTTGAAACTCTCTGGGCATTTAATTAGTGATCTTGCGGTTCATTCCAATGTACTATCCCTCGGGTTATTGTTCCGAGTACCGTAATGGTTTCGAGATTGCTGTTTAATGGATTGCCGCTTAATATGGCCATATCCGCGAGTTTTCCAAGAGCAAGTGAACCCTTATCCTCATCAATACCATAAAGCTCTGCTGCGTGAATCGTAAACATCTGTAAGGCATCTTGTGCATTAACTCGTTCTTCAATTGCAAAATATGGTGGACACTTGCGATTTACTGGATAGTTCCATTTTTGTACTTTTCGGGTTATTAACCAATTCATAATCTGTAAAGGAGCAGGCGATGCCGAAGGCGTTCCCGCGTGAACGCTAGTATTGCCAAGGATCTTTTCTGCAGTGGCCACAGGATTACTGCGATGTGCGCGTTCAGAGCCTAATCCTTCATAACACATAGACTCTCCCCAATAATAAAGATAGGGGCCAAACCAGCTTGCTTTAATTCCCATTTGACGCATGCGAGTTAATTGATCTTCTCGTACGTATTGCATATTAAGAATAACTGGCGTGGGTTTGTGGTTTTTTGAAACCGATTGTATTTTTTGAATGGCGTTTAATGACAAATCCAAGGCGGCATCACCATGACTGTCAATTGCTATGGCCAAGCCGTTTTTATTGGCTTCGGAGATGGTTTTCTCGATGCCTTCCGTCGATTGTTTGAGCGTGCCGCGCCAATCAATGCTGCGAGGAGGAGAGGATTGTGTATAGGGACGAGTTAGATAAGCAGAAAAATCCTGTACCGGACCATCAACTTGAAGCAATAAAGGCCCGGGGTAGAGGCGTGGATTATCTTTATAAATGATATCTAGCCGTTGTTTATCAGCGAGAGTACTTGGGTTGTAAATGACATCTACAGGGAGATTTGCATTCTGTGTTAATTCATCATAAATTGGCAGCCAATCATTTGGTCCATAGACTTGTGTAACGGTAGTATATCCTTGGCGAGCGTAGCGATTTGCGGCGGTTTTAATGGCTTCCGCGACTTCATTTGGGGGGATGAGCTTGTTTAAGAGCGTGTTTAAAGAAGTACCGCTGACGCTGCCATCTGCTTCAATGGCGAGAGTTTTCCCATCATCTTGTTGTTTGATTTTATCCATGGCGGCATGATTAAGAAGGGCTTTTTCTGCTGAGGAAGAGAAAACAATGACTGGGGAATTATCTGCAATGTCATCCAACATGGCTGTTGTTAATTGCCCACCGTGTATTTTGCTTTCATCAAAACCACTGATAATCAGCCATTGATCTCGATTTTTTGGTTGGTGTTTAATGGTCGTTAAAAATTGATCCAGGGTTTTAACTGGTTTCCAATCATCGCGCTGAAAGACATTGCTTGTTGATACATCAAAAGCATGGTTAGCAAGCCATCCATAGAGAACAAATTGAGAATAAGTATCGATGAACCCTGGAGTAACGATCGTATTTTTTAAATTAATTATTTTCGTATTTTCCCCCTGACATCGGTTTAATAATTGTTTTTTTTCACCGATGGCAACGATTCGTTCTTTGGTGACGGCCACCGCTTTGGCGACAGGTTGGTTGGGATTCATCGTAAGGAAAGTGGCGTTTGTGAAGATTTTATCAGCATTGCGGCAAAGCATTGCAGAAGAACGAATTTCGCTGGCGTATAAAGCAGAAGGGTATATTAATTTAATGAATAAAAAAGTAAAAATTATTAAAAAAAATTGCATGTTTCATGCCTTTATGATGAATGAAACTTAATTAATCGTAACTTAATAGTTTTGTTGTTTGCAAAATATTTTAATTAATAAATGGATGCAGAATAAATGATTGGTAAGAGAAGAAGTGATTTGTGAGCACAAATGATACAATGTTTCTCAAATGAATAACAAATGCACAATAAATTTCATTGTGTTACACTCTAATGTGCTTAATCTTTATCTAGACGTATAAACGTGGTTGTCTTTAAGAAAAATTTTGCATTTTTCGAGTGCGAGCATTATTGTTTTTAGTTTGAAAAACCGTAAATAACGGCTCTATTTTTGTTCAAAAAGTTGACAAGAAGATTTTTATTAAACAAAATAATGACTTTGAGTTCTCACGTTGTCAGTATAAAGTAATTTTTTAGTCTATAGTGTGCTGCATAAGAAGCAGAGAAGGAATGCCATGAGCAATAAAAAACATGCATTGACTGTGTTCAGTCTTACTATGATCACGGTCGGTTCAGTGGATAGTATTCGTAATTTACCTGCTACCGCACTGTTTGGCAGCCAATTAATATTTTTTTTCATGCTAGGGGCTGTGTTCTTTCTTATTCCTACCGCGTTAGTATCTGCTGAATTGGCTTCTGGTTGGGCGAAACAAGGCGGAATTTATATTTGGGTAAAAGAAGCTTTTGGCAAACGAGCAGGGTTTCTTGCCATTTGGTTGCAGTGGATTGAAAATGTCATTTGGTATCCAACTATTCTTTCCTTTGTGGCTGGAACTGTTGGTTATTTAATCAATCCTTCATTGGCCGGTAATCCTTATTTCCTATGGTTGATTATCGTCGGTTCTTTCTGGGGTGTTACTTTTATTAATCTGCGCGGTATGCGTTCCTCCGCATTATTCAGTAATATCTGTGCCATTTCAGGCTTATTGTTGCCTATGTCATTGATCATTGGTTTGGGAATCGTATGGATTATTGGTGGCAATCCAATGCAAGTTCATTTTGGAGTACAAGACGTAACTCCGCATTGGCAGGATCGTTCCATGTGGGTGTCTTTGACGGCCATCATGATGTCTTTTTGTGGTATTGAAATTGCGACTGTTCATGCCAATGATGTGCAAAATCCCCAGCGTGCTTTTCCTTATGCGCTTATTAGTTCTGTAGTGATTATTTTAAGTACGCTGATTTTAGGTTCTCTGGCCATTGCAGTGGTATTGCCACAACAAGAGATTAATCTGGTTGCGGGCATTATGCAGGCGTTTGATGCTTTTTTTGCTCGTTATCATTTGACCTGGTTTATGCCGGTTATTGCGGTGATGTTAGTTTTAGGTGGGCTTGGCGGTGTTAGCAATTGGATTATTGCTCCAACGAAAGGGTTGTTGGTTGCTGCCCAAGATGGTAATTTGCCGCCAGCATTTCAAAGAGCAAATCGGCATAATGCCCCATTGATTATGCTGATAGGTCAAGCAGCCATCGTAACTGTTTTATCCAGTTTGTTTTTATTTATGCCCAGCGTAAATGGTTCTTATTGGTTGTTGACCGCATTGGCAGCACAACTTTACATGCTGATGTATTTATTGATGTTTGCTGCTGCCATCAAATTGCGGTTTAAGATGCCGCATCATAAAGGAACATTCCGTATCCCAGGTGGCATGATTGGTTTGCTTACGGTTGCAGGCATAGGCATTCTGGGGGCGTTTGTCACCTTGGCAGTGAGTTTTCTGCCTCCTGAGGGTATTAATGTGGGCAGTATCAGTCGCTATGAGCTTACTTTAATTGTTGGATTGATATTGATGTGTCTACCGCCGTTCATCACCTTAAAGTCGCAGATAAATCGTGAGGCAGCAGCACAAGAATTAGCGATAGATTAATGATAATACGTTTGTGAATGTCTTAGAATAATCGGCGTGGCTGTAGCGACTCATCTATGGAAGAGGCTTCGCCAGCGGCTGCGGCAAGAGATTCGGTAGTGGAAATATCTGGAAAAAATCTTTGGGGTCTAGCCGGATCAACGTATTCTATGATGTCCGGTATTTTCCCCTGATTGGCGACAAGCAATTTTTCTTGCAGAACGGCACTACCTGACAAAATAAATGCCATTTCTTCCGGGGTGACGGATAATTCCTGCTCTCTTTCAAAATTGCCTGCGGGTGTGATACGACTGACTTCAATAACGCATGGATTAGATAATGTTGTTTTCATACAATTTAAAATGGCTAATGGCCATAGAAGACTTGCTGCATCGGGATGAAAATCACCACTTTGGTGATTTATTTTGGTAATCTCGGTAAAATCTTGAGAAAAGAAAATATTGCCGGCGGCCAGGCAGTTATCCCGCATTTGTCGATGAGCAGGTATGTGGCGTCCAGGCTTGCCTTCACGTGCCAACCATAATACGTTTTCTTCATCGACGAGATAGCGGACGCTAAATTTTTTATCACCTTCTGCATCATCAAGTTTTTCAAGTTCTGCTATTAATTCAGGCAAGTGCTCTATGGGATAAAGCGTGTGTTTAATCGTCCGATCATGGCGTGGAGTTGCAGGCGGGCGCGGGACTGGTGCATAAGAAACAACTTCTGCCAGTCTTGTGGTAAAAAGAGCAGATAATTCTTCTAATGTCATTATATTGCTGCCTAAAAGAGGCATATGCTAGCAAATTTGCAAATTATTTAGAATGGTTTTTAATAGTATTCACTGGGGGGCTATTGTTTTGAGATAACCAATGATGAGCAATATCGATTCGTCTTGCTATCCAGACGTTCGAAAACGTTTTAATAAATTCTATAAAATGCTTGATTGCCATGCAGCGTCCTGGATGACCGCTTATTCTTGAGTGTAAACCAATAGTCATTAATGCAGGGCGTTTTTCTTCATATAAATAAGTGAATGCATATTTAAGATGCGTTAAAAAATCATTAGCCATACTAAAGCCTGGGCTGGTGGTAAATCGAAAGTCGTTGCAATCAAGCGTGTATGGAATGATTAAATGATCGTGTTCAAAATAGGGTAGATCATCAGAGTAACTGTCTGAATCATAAATAAATCCTCCTATCTCTCGCAGTAATTGACGGGTATGCTCGCTGCGCCTGCCGCTGTACCAACCATTAACGTCTTTTCCGGTTAATTTCTGTATGGTTTGTATACAGTTCTGGATGTGTTTTCTTTCTTCCTCTTTTGGTATGGTGGCGTAATCAATCCAGCGCCAGCCATGCCCCGCAATCTCATGATTCGTTTCACGCAGGTAGTCACAAAAGACGGGATTTAATGTCAAAGCATATCCAGTTATAAAAAAGTAACCGGTATATTATTTTGATCAAATAAACGCATGAGACGCCAAATTCCTGTACGACTTCCATACTCAAATAAGGATTCCATGCTCAGATTACGCATGCCTTGAGGCTTAGCAGCTAATGTAAATTCTCCTCCATAAGTTTCAGCGTATTGATCACCGTTGACTGGGGATAATTCTGCGCCCTCCTCATAATTCACCACAAAATTTAGGGCAAGCCTTGCCTTATTAGGCCATTGGACGGGGATGACGTGTCTGCCGTAACCTACTATATCGCGTTTCATGCTTTATCCCAATTCAAAGCTAGTAATGCCATAAATGTGATTTAATTCTATTTGTGGCTGGCCTTTTAAATACATGCGAGCGGTTTCAAATACTTTTTTAAATTGGTAATGTTGGACTAGATGGATGGCATCGGGATTATTTTCAGGGATATCCAAATAAATGGGCTGGCCATGAGCATGATTCGCTAAATTCAAAAACAATTCCTGAGCGATGTCCGGCGTATCAGCAAATAAAGGACCAATTTTAAAACCTTGCTGACAGGACCGAATGATCCCATAACCTTGAAGTTGGCCATGATTCATATAGCCTAAGCTTTTTCCTTGAGGTTGGTTAATCCAACATCGTAAGAACGTCGGGCGAAGGGCGGGAAAATGACGGCGATCATAGTGAACCAGGTGATCAAAATCAATTTTTGTTAAGGGAACAATAGCCTTATTTTGGGTGGCAGAATAAAATGCTTTGCTTTCATAACGAGCGTTATTATGCGCTATTTGATAACCAAGACGGCTGTACTTATCGAGCATATTGACGACACCATCAATACCGGCATTGCGTTGTCCAATATAAGCCAATCGCTCTTTGGTTAAAGCCAAGCCATAACCTTGATTGCGATAAGCTTTATCAACAATATAAAATCCACAAAATGCAAACTGATCGTCATAAATGACGGCTGAGCCTATGGCAATGGTGTTGCCATTTAATTTGCCTGCAAAAAAACCATGTGGATCGGTCTGGTAAAAACAGTCGCCGTCATAAAGGCCCGGGTTCCATCCTTCCCTGGCAGCCCAATCTATTGCAAGTTGCACCTCTTTTTTAGTCATGCGCTCAATGATGTAATTGTTTTTCATTTTTTTCATGATTTTTCTCGCACACAAGATGTTCATCCCTTAGCTTTTTACCTTGGCGCCATATATCCATCGTCCAGACCTCCTTTGGAAAAAACGATTTGCCAAAGCTGCATCCCACGGGCGCGAAAGCCGCCAGCACAGGATAAGAGGTAATAAGTCCACATCCTATAAAAGCGTTCATCGAATTGACTTTTTAATTCATGCCAGTTATTCACAAAATTTTGATACCATGCCATGAGCGTTTTGTCGTAATAAATACCGAAATTCTGCCAGTCTTCCATCACAAAAAAAGGCTCTGCTGCTGCCGCTGTTTGCATGATGGATGGCAACATGCCGCGAGGGAAAATGTATTTTCTAATCCACTCATCAGCAAGCGAGGCCGTTTTATCGACACCGATTGAATGCAATAAAAATAAACCTTGATTGACCAGCGAGCGGTTAATGGTCTGCATGAATTCTTTATAATTTAAGTGACCGACGTGTTCAAACATGCCAATTGAGGCAATACGATCAAAAGGGCCGTCCTGGATGTCACGATAATCTTGTAGACGGATATCCACGTCTAAGTTTTTACAATGATGTTTTGCAAATTCGTATTGTTGTTCTGAAATAGTAACGCCTACCACACGAACGTTGTAATGTTCGGCGGCATATCGTGCAAAGCCACCCCACCCGCAGCCAATATCTAAAAGACGCATCCCAGGTTTTAACTGCAGTTTCTTGCATATTAAATCCAGTTTGGCAATTTGTGCCTCATCCAAGGCATTGGCTTCTTTATAGTAACCACAGCTGTAGACCATATTTTTATCCAGCATGGCCTTAAATAGAGAATTGCCAATGTTATAATGACTTATCCCTTGTTTTGCTCCCCATTTATCTTGAAAGTTAATGAGTTTTGCCAGGGCATGTGTAAAAAATACACGGAATGGTATTTTTGTTTTTGTGTCTAATTTTGCACGTAAAATGCGATCGAAAAACATGTCAAGGCGCTCACAGTCCCACCATTTGTCCATGTAAGATTCACCTAAACCAAGCGAGCCTTGCTGCAAAAAACGAGAATACAGTTCATTATTATGAACCTGAATATCCCATGGCTGATTGCCGTTGATGGTAATACCAGTTGGTTCTAGCATGGTTTCAATAAATTTTTTAGCTGTATCCCTTGGCATTTGTTTAATACCTCCCTGTAGGATGTTTTAAAGGTATAATGAATAAGAATTTAGCGCAAAGAACGTGTTTGTTAAAGATTTTTAAACCGGTACTTAAGTTTGAAGTGGAAAATGGCATGAAGCATTGTCTGTGGTTGACTGATCTGCATGTTGATCGATTATCAAAACAGGATTATCGCCATTTGTTGCATCGCATCCATAATGCGGCGGCTGATGCCATATGGATAACCGGCGATATTGGCAATCCGCCCTATAATTGGCATTTTCTTGAAACGCTTTTAACCTATATCAACACGACGGTTTATTTTGTATTGGGAAATCATGATTTTTACGGATTAAAAATTGAAGAGGCACGTTCCCGGGCAGTAGAACTGATGAAGCGTTATGCCAATGCTTATTACTTAACTACCATGCCATCGGTGATATGCAATGATGTGGTATTAGCTGGTGTGGATGGCTGGGCGAATACGGGGAAGATTCCATTGTTGGAAAAAACATGGGATGGCGATGAAATCCAGGATTGGCAAGGCAAGACATTATCTTTATTACAGGATAGTATGAATCGGGAAGCTAAAAAAGACGCTGAACAATTGTTAATAAAATGCCGGCAGGGAATGATGAATAACATCCTTAAGAAAATTGTCCTGTTGACGCATGTTCCACCCGGACAAGCTTGTTTGGGGAGCGGTTCGCCCAAATCTTTCCAAGCTAAACGTACGGTGTATTATTCTCAAGCTTTAGCAGAAGCATTGAATGAATTAAAAACATGCTATCCAGATGTCTTGTTTAATCTGTTTAGTGGGCATTTGCATTGCCAATATCATTATCGTATTGGTCATCAGATTCACGGCTTTATTATGGATGCTTATCATCCTGATAAGCCATTGACTTGGATTTCATTATGAATGATAGGATTGAATCGGTTTTAAAATTATCGGCGAGGTTACCTGAACTTTTATGGAAGCTGGATAGGATGGCGGTTCCTCTTCATGCAAACGTGATTCCGCAAGGGATGTTTCGCTCCTTTCCTGATATTACTGCAAAATCCTGTATTGATGAAATCAAATATGATCTGGAGCGATTGCAATGTCAGGCTAATGAGCGAAGTGCTCGCTATCTCGCAGAGTGCATTTCCAGGAAAATTAATTTTCTTGTTGTCTTATGCTTAAGACAGAAACAAACATCATCTTCTCAATCAACCAATCACTTCGGCATCAAAGCGATAAGTACTCGCCAACAATGGCTGGCATCATTACAAGATGACATCATGGCATTAAGCGAACAACATCAAGCGCTTACAGGCCAGTTACGGTTATTCAAAGAAAAAGATGATTTACAATCGATGTTAACCCTGCGAGCTGAGATAGGAGAAATAGAACGTCGATTGACTCTTGCAAGGGAAATGTTGAGCCAAGCTTAAGGGAGTAAACGCAGATGTTTAAAAAAATTCTGGTGAGTAATCGTGGTGAAATTGCCTTGCGAATTATTCGGGCTTGCAGAGATATGGATATTGCAGCGGTGGCCATATACAGCGAAGCAGATCGCTATGCGTTGCATGTAAAGAGAGCATCGCACGCGCATTGTTTGAGTAAAAATCCCCTGGATGCTTATTTAAACATCCGACGCATTATTGAATATGCCAAGGCAGCTGGTTGTGAGGCAATTCATCCTGGGTATGGATTTTTATCAGAAAATCCCGATTTTGCCGAAGCTTGTCAGCAAGCAGGAATTGTTTTTATTGGCCCCTCTCCATCCGTTATTGCAACAATGGGCTCAAAAGTGGAAGCACGAAAAGTGATGAAGCAAGCAGGGGTTCCTGTAATTCCGGGCAGTGAAGGCAATCTTGCAGATCCTGAGGAAGCTGTCGCTTGTGCAGAAAAATTGGTTTATCCAGTCATGCTGAAGGCCACTTTTGGTGGTGGAGGAAGAGGCATTCGTATATGTCATAATGCAGAGCA
This genomic interval from Legionella oakridgensis ATCC 33761 = DSM 21215 contains the following:
- a CDS encoding peptidylprolyl isomerase, coding for MILIHTSKGDIRLQLDEENTPNTTTNFLNYVRKGFYNNTIFHRVIDGFMIQGGGLTANMETKATEAPIKNEARMAKPNKRGTIAMARTMEPHSATAQFFINVVDNSFLNYSGEQAQTYGYCVFGEVVDGMDIVDSIAKVKTGHRKGHSDVPEEDIIIKEIREIES
- a CDS encoding L-threonylcarbamoyladenylate synthase, with amino-acid sequence MRIIDNIEKAQELLSQGKIIAYPTEAVYGLGCDPFNQWAVERLLALKKRAVDKGLIVLIADWTQLSPLIDTVPEALLSKVKKSWPGPVTWVFPKSKIVPDWLSGHRDTIAIRMSAHPIARQLCYSNPIISTSANVSGKSPARDVESLSLQFPQGIDAIIAGELGGESQPSAIFEVFSGKRLR
- the tgt gene encoding tRNA guanosine(34) transglycosylase Tgt codes for the protein MNTFHCEVIHRHKHTAARITKVITPHGEFITPVFMPVGTRAGVNNMMPSELRAAGSQIILGGNTYHMLCAPGMAVIEQAGGMHAFMGWHGPMLTDSGGFQVFSLSKNKEICTIDETGAHFLLPGSQRVIHMTPEMSLQTQKIIGADIIMAFDQCTPDHCSPAEAHQIMCRTHRWLRQSMTYHQEHPVSRYGARQALFGIVQGGIYRDLRRESADFVASMNMDGFAIGGETIGFDMEKTVEVIRWIKEFLPENKPRYTMGVGMSPQDLLDVVAEGIDMFDCVAPTRNARHGALYCGEIVKAGNWLKFASEHQNARLQIKKSCYAEDLSPIMENCACYTCRHYSRAYLHHLVKRKANLFTVLASIHNVHVLQDVCAKMRAVITEDCS
- a CDS encoding APC family permease, whose protein sequence is MSNKKHALTVFSLTMITVGSVDSIRNLPATALFGSQLIFFFMLGAVFFLIPTALVSAELASGWAKQGGIYIWVKEAFGKRAGFLAIWLQWIENVIWYPTILSFVAGTVGYLINPSLAGNPYFLWLIIVGSFWGVTFINLRGMRSSALFSNICAISGLLLPMSLIIGLGIVWIIGGNPMQVHFGVQDVTPHWQDRSMWVSLTAIMMSFCGIEIATVHANDVQNPQRAFPYALISSVVIILSTLILGSLAIAVVLPQQEINLVAGIMQAFDAFFARYHLTWFMPVIAVMLVLGGLGGVSNWIIAPTKGLLVAAQDGNLPPAFQRANRHNAPLIMLIGQAAIVTVLSSLFLFMPSVNGSYWLLTALAAQLYMLMYLLMFAAAIKLRFKMPHHKGTFRIPGGMIGLLTVAGIGILGAFVTLAVSFLPPEGINVGSISRYELTLIVGLILMCLPPFITLKSQINREAAAQELAID
- a CDS encoding amidohydrolase, with amino-acid sequence MQFFLIIFTFLFIKLIYPSALYASEIRSSAMLCRNADKIFTNATFLTMNPNQPVAKAVAVTKERIVAIGEKKQLLNRCQGENTKIINLKNTIVTPGFIDTYSQFVLYGWLANHAFDVSTSNVFQRDDWKPVKTLDQFLTTIKHQPKNRDQWLIISGFDESKIHGGQLTTAMLDDIADNSPVIVFSSSAEKALLNHAAMDKIKQQDDGKTLAIEADGSVSGTSLNTLLNKLIPPNEVAEAIKTAANRYARQGYTTVTQVYGPNDWLPIYDELTQNANLPVDVIYNPSTLADKQRLDIIYKDNPRLYPGPLLLQVDGPVQDFSAYLTRPYTQSSPPRSIDWRGTLKQSTEGIEKTISEANKNGLAIAIDSHGDAALDLSLNAIQKIQSVSKNHKPTPVILNMQYVREDQLTRMRQMGIKASWFGPYLYYWGESMCYEGLGSERAHRSNPVATAEKILGNTSVHAGTPSASPAPLQIMNWLITRKVQKWNYPVNRKCPPYFAIEERVNAQDALQMFTIHAAELYGIDEDKGSLALGKLADMAILSGNPLNSNLETITVLGTITRGIVHWNEPQDH
- a CDS encoding polysaccharide deacetylase family protein, which produces MTLNPVFCDYLRETNHEIAGHGWRWIDYATIPKEEERKHIQNCIQTIQKLTGKDVNGWYSGRRSEHTRQLLREIGGFIYDSDSYSDDLPYFEHDHLIIPYTLDCNDFRFTTSPGFSMANDFLTHLKYAFTYLYEEKRPALMTIGLHSRISGHPGRCMAIKHFIEFIKTFSNVWIARRIDIAHHWLSQNNSPPVNTIKNHSK
- a CDS encoding glycoside hydrolase family 3 protein, encoding MLSLILVTYSSLSFSAGVSLKDKIGQMFIIGFEGKTIETDAPIIKAIEENNIGGVILFDYNLKTERFDKNIESPAQVQTLNQTLQKIAKKANVSQHRDDIPLLISVDYEGGEVNRLRKEYGFPETYPAKAIGQMPIEQAETIARKMAGTLKSSGFNLNFSPVLDLDINPNNPIIGKLKRSFSANPYTVANYAHLFSSQFLNQGIQCAYKHFPGHGSSDGDSHLGFVDVTDTWHEEEIIPYQEQFTQSSHCGMVMTAHLVNRKLDPSGVPATLSYAILTELLRHQLQFDGVIITDDMQMKAIADNYGLEQALTMAINAGADMLIFGNQLSETPQDPTELVDIVMKKIAQGEISEQRIDEAYQHILKFKQTIA